A DNA window from Candidatus Neomarinimicrobiota bacterium contains the following coding sequences:
- a CDS encoding lamin tail domain-containing protein codes for MKKSSIFITALLLVLGTMSSSYANVYATNIEVSAEVITTGATNTSVDISFVLNEDADSGVDVEIYSGASLVRTITLATATKGTNSVTWDGTDAGGATLPDGDYTFEVTASDDGNATWTKISDDLKTVMYSPKGVSVNRNLDSPLFGTVYISNGYAGTSANTGAFYNGDGVFLFSSAQDSLGFSDGGVDWSSSSNAPGKTSIGSDDRIYVTHYGTDELYVFDGMVDPASGFRLLDADNKVENQWVQGNFITGSGADRAIYTADGHYATGQGILKYTIGLEDTLLAGNYGELTVLRPNNGYYQRDVEVDSQGNIYFCQMRADPNQAYPLLKYPAYGDTAMALADTLWTVPMTYTGAQGIALDESSNRVAWGSYYSGTVYIHDMTTGALLNTIATGQSRTQDLAFDAAGNLYTIDNGSEYWHIWSAPDGANSFTTPGLATISIETPASINTVFISELADPNNDAGLRFVELHNSADLALDLTGWELRKYTNDAATVSQTLPLVGSIPALGNFVIATGVVDTDFETAYGMAPDMFDGADNNVAGSNGDDNLELVDPSGMVVDQFGVPGEDGSGTNHEFEDGRAVRLATVTVGNPTWDPAEWAIDSDAPSGFGPQDAPDDFDPYVWPTIIPLEVISAVSISDTEIEVMYSGDLTAVDVADYSTTGTAVTFASATLDGADASLVHLVASAAIVGDAITDTLTDAANASSFEFLAGITPIGFTNTLNPGGQIAQGITGTFVGLVTANDAFNNIWVNDGNEAYMGVMVFDYDFDGLVAVGDEIMFTADLDIYNNLSELKNPVLLGTISTENPTIPAMITGADIDSSLAADTNPAEQWEGQLVQIDSATVLAYDGASYTYELSDDEGVTKFLVGDNVDYHLGAVSLNVGTAYDIVGVVDYTAGNYRVNPRDMEDVVDLSVLPSIASVMSLSDTEIDVAYTLEVGVVDVADYSIAGTPVTFASATIDTEDLMLVHLVASAAITADGIADTLVDAANADTVFLYAGITPISFTNALNPDGQIQVGYPVTVSGLITADDEYNNVWINDGVGAYNGVLLYDYDIGDTLDVGDQVLLAGDLDIYNNLSELKHINLIEHTSSDNPTIPSVITGADIDSSLAADTNPAEQWEGQLVKIDSALVLAHDETGYRYELSDDGVTSFLLGDDVDYHFANIALDVGSTYNLVGIVSYYYGHYIISPRNMGDVMELDLAGPELAGIVAVSETELQVRFTEPIASADAMVLTNFSVSGGIGNPTAVTMINDFTYLLTVAAITPNMDYTLTVNGIHDMFGNAIEADAVIDFMLDIPGSLFIDRIMNDFTVDVGNWGHPTYSGSTSGILTTSTFASSDSLAFAGTHSGEMVLLDDPGVDGGWFVRLWNINRVDRIDADSKMFFYLRGGNADMQARIVIKDDDGYEAGPWRDITHAEDDWQVVSLDLETDPVVGWITGNSTINAASGSVAIDCIQIRCSEDVTTTLFFDMVTERYNIDPVEVTFDVNMNVQTLMETFALGTDFVDVAGSFNGWGGTPMVMEGPDADSVYSYTVAGLYPGESLEYKFRINGNWDTSEFPGGGPNRVYVVPDSNSVVYNWYNDVETYVGVDLAGLPTEFALHHNYPNPFNPITNIKYDIPENTFVRLSIYNMLGQHVVDLVNEDQAPGFYHLQWNGLNKNGTPVSSGMFIYRLTTPEFSKSGKMTYLK; via the coding sequence ATGAAGAAAAGTAGTATTTTTATTACTGCTCTGTTGCTTGTCCTCGGTACTATGTCCAGTTCATATGCAAATGTATATGCAACAAACATAGAAGTAAGTGCCGAAGTGATTACAACAGGAGCAACGAACACATCTGTTGATATCTCATTTGTATTGAATGAAGATGCTGACAGCGGAGTTGATGTAGAAATTTATAGTGGTGCAAGCCTTGTGCGCACCATTACGCTGGCAACAGCAACCAAGGGAACCAACTCTGTAACCTGGGATGGTACAGATGCAGGTGGGGCAACTCTTCCCGACGGAGATTACACCTTCGAAGTGACAGCTTCGGATGATGGAAATGCCACTTGGACGAAGATCAGTGATGATCTAAAGACCGTTATGTACTCACCAAAGGGTGTTTCAGTTAATCGTAATCTGGATAGCCCTCTTTTTGGAACCGTGTATATCTCAAATGGATACGCCGGTACCAGCGCAAATACGGGAGCTTTCTATAATGGCGATGGGGTTTTCCTCTTTAGTTCTGCCCAGGACAGTCTGGGGTTTTCAGATGGTGGTGTGGATTGGTCAAGTTCATCCAATGCCCCCGGAAAAACCTCCATCGGTTCTGATGATAGAATCTATGTAACCCATTATGGTACAGATGAACTCTATGTATTTGATGGTATGGTTGATCCAGCCTCAGGCTTTCGTCTCTTAGACGCTGATAACAAAGTTGAAAACCAATGGGTCCAGGGAAATTTTATTACAGGTTCTGGTGCTGACCGCGCGATTTACACAGCTGATGGTCACTATGCAACTGGCCAGGGAATTCTCAAATATACGATTGGTTTGGAGGACACACTCCTGGCTGGCAATTACGGTGAGCTGACTGTGTTAAGACCAAACAATGGGTATTATCAGAGAGATGTTGAAGTTGATTCTCAGGGCAATATCTATTTTTGTCAGATGCGTGCAGACCCGAATCAGGCCTATCCACTCCTGAAATATCCTGCCTATGGTGATACAGCCATGGCGCTTGCAGATACTCTATGGACAGTGCCCATGACCTATACTGGGGCACAGGGAATTGCATTGGATGAATCCAGCAATCGTGTCGCATGGGGTTCTTATTATTCTGGAACTGTCTACATACATGATATGACTACCGGTGCCCTCCTCAATACAATCGCAACAGGTCAATCCAGAACACAAGATCTGGCTTTTGATGCTGCTGGAAACCTGTATACAATTGACAATGGCAGCGAATACTGGCATATCTGGTCAGCACCAGATGGAGCCAATTCCTTCACAACACCTGGTTTGGCAACCATATCAATTGAAACACCTGCCTCTATTAACACGGTGTTTATCAGTGAATTGGCAGATCCAAACAATGATGCTGGACTAAGGTTTGTTGAGCTTCACAATTCAGCTGATCTGGCTCTGGATCTCACAGGTTGGGAACTTCGCAAATACACAAATGATGCAGCGACTGTAAGTCAGACATTGCCTCTCGTAGGCTCCATCCCTGCACTTGGTAATTTTGTAATCGCCACAGGTGTTGTGGATACTGACTTTGAAACAGCATACGGTATGGCGCCAGATATGTTTGATGGTGCAGACAATAATGTTGCCGGAAGTAACGGTGATGATAACCTTGAACTTGTAGATCCAAGCGGTATGGTTGTCGACCAGTTTGGTGTTCCTGGTGAAGATGGATCGGGAACTAACCATGAATTCGAAGATGGCCGGGCTGTACGCCTTGCTACTGTAACTGTGGGAAATCCTACCTGGGATCCTGCTGAATGGGCCATTGATAGCGATGCACCTTCTGGCTTCGGTCCTCAAGATGCTCCAGATGATTTTGATCCTTATGTCTGGCCAACTATCATTCCTCTGGAAGTTATTTCGGCCGTGTCAATCAGCGATACAGAAATCGAAGTAATGTACTCCGGTGACCTGACTGCTGTTGATGTAGCGGATTACTCCACGACTGGAACCGCAGTAACCTTTGCATCAGCAACGCTAGATGGAGCTGACGCTTCATTGGTTCACCTCGTTGCTTCAGCTGCAATAGTAGGAGATGCAATTACAGATACTCTTACGGATGCAGCCAATGCTAGCTCCTTTGAGTTCCTCGCTGGAATAACACCCATTGGTTTTACCAATACGCTAAACCCAGGCGGACAAATTGCACAAGGTATTACGGGAACCTTTGTGGGACTCGTAACAGCCAATGATGCTTTTAACAATATCTGGGTCAATGATGGCAACGAAGCCTATATGGGAGTCATGGTCTTTGATTATGACTTTGATGGACTCGTAGCTGTTGGTGACGAGATCATGTTTACAGCTGATCTTGACATTTATAATAATCTCTCAGAATTGAAGAATCCTGTTTTACTGGGAACAATATCCACTGAGAATCCAACTATTCCAGCCATGATCACAGGTGCCGATATTGACAGCTCTCTGGCTGCTGATACCAATCCTGCTGAACAATGGGAAGGTCAGTTGGTACAAATCGATAGTGCCACAGTACTGGCATATGATGGCGCTTCCTATACCTACGAATTGTCAGATGACGAGGGTGTCACCAAATTCCTCGTTGGCGATAATGTAGATTATCATTTGGGAGCTGTTTCTCTAAATGTAGGAACGGCCTACGATATTGTCGGTGTTGTGGATTATACCGCTGGTAATTATCGGGTCAATCCTCGGGATATGGAAGATGTTGTTGATCTTTCAGTATTACCCAGCATTGCATCTGTGATGTCCTTGAGTGATACTGAAATTGATGTGGCCTACACACTTGAAGTAGGCGTTGTTGATGTTGCTGACTATTCGATTGCAGGAACTCCTGTGACCTTTGCATCTGCAACCATTGACACTGAAGATCTCATGCTGGTACACCTGGTAGCCTCTGCAGCAATTACCGCAGACGGTATTGCCGATACCCTGGTAGACGCAGCCAATGCTGACACAGTATTCTTGTATGCCGGAATTACACCAATTTCATTCACCAATGCCTTGAATCCAGACGGTCAAATCCAAGTGGGTTATCCAGTGACAGTCTCTGGTCTAATTACTGCTGATGATGAATACAACAATGTGTGGATTAACGATGGTGTGGGTGCCTATAATGGTGTCCTCCTATATGACTATGATATTGGTGATACTCTTGATGTTGGTGATCAAGTGTTACTTGCCGGTGATTTGGACATATACAATAACCTATCAGAGTTGAAACATATTAATCTGATAGAACACACCTCCAGTGACAATCCCACAATTCCTTCTGTGATCACAGGAGCCGATATTGACAGCTCACTTGCTGCCGATACAAATCCTGCTGAACAATGGGAAGGTCAACTGGTAAAAATCGATTCTGCACTCGTGCTTGCTCACGATGAAACAGGATATCGATATGAGTTGAGTGATGATGGTGTGACAAGTTTCCTCCTGGGTGATGATGTTGACTATCATTTTGCCAATATCGCACTAGATGTTGGATCCACGTATAATCTGGTTGGTATTGTGAGCTACTACTATGGTCACTACATCATTAGTCCTAGAAATATGGGCGATGTGATGGAGCTTGATCTGGCTGGTCCAGAGCTAGCTGGGATCGTAGCTGTATCTGAGACTGAACTTCAGGTTCGATTTACTGAACCTATTGCTTCTGCAGATGCCATGGTTCTGACCAACTTCAGTGTGAGTGGTGGCATTGGAAATCCAACTGCAGTTACCATGATCAATGATTTCACTTATCTGTTGACTGTAGCTGCGATCACACCCAATATGGATTATACCCTGACTGTAAATGGTATCCATGATATGTTCGGTAATGCTATTGAGGCTGATGCCGTGATAGATTTCATGCTCGATATACCAGGATCACTGTTTATTGACCGAATCATGAATGACTTTACCGTCGATGTCGGAAACTGGGGACATCCAACCTATTCAGGTTCAACTTCAGGTATCCTGACAACTTCTACATTTGCCTCTTCAGATTCGTTGGCATTTGCTGGTACTCATTCAGGTGAGATGGTTCTCCTTGATGATCCCGGCGTAGATGGCGGTTGGTTTGTCAGATTGTGGAATATCAACCGAGTCGACAGAATTGATGCCGATTCGAAGATGTTCTTCTATCTCCGTGGTGGTAATGCTGATATGCAGGCTCGTATTGTGATCAAGGATGACGATGGATACGAAGCTGGTCCATGGCGTGATATCACACATGCTGAAGATGACTGGCAAGTCGTTTCCCTGGATCTTGAAACTGATCCTGTTGTTGGATGGATAACTGGAAATAGTACGATTAATGCAGCAAGTGGAAGTGTTGCCATTGACTGTATTCAGATTCGTTGTTCAGAAGACGTCACAACCACTCTGTTCTTTGACATGGTTACTGAACGCTACAATATTGATCCAGTGGAAGTCACATTTGATGTGAACATGAATGTTCAGACACTCATGGAAACCTTCGCTCTGGGAACTGATTTTGTTGACGTTGCTGGTTCCTTTAATGGCTGGGGTGGCACACCCATGGTTATGGAAGGTCCTGATGCTGACAGTGTTTATTCATACACTGTAGCAGGTCTATATCCTGGTGAAAGCCTGGAATACAAATTCAGGATCAACGGTAACTGGGATACATCTGAATTTCCTGGTGGTGGTCCAAACCGTGTTTATGTCGTTCCAGATTCGAACAGTGTAGTGTATAACTGGTATAATGATGTAGAAACTTATGTTGGTGTAGATCTTGCCGGTCTGCCAACAGAATTTGCACTGCATCACAACTATCCAAACCCCTTCAACCCAATCACAAATATCAAGTATGATATACCTGAGAATACCTTTGTAAGGCTCTCTATCTATAACATGCTTGGTCAGCATGTGGTTGATCTGGTGAATGAAGATCAGGCACCTGGTTTTTATCATCTCCAATGGAATGGTTTGAACAAAAATGGTACGCCAGTTAGTAGCGGTATGTTTATCTATCGTCTCACCACACCAGAGTTCTCAAAATCTGGGAAGATGACGTATCTAAAATAA
- a CDS encoding metallophosphoesterase family protein: protein MFRFSHLFITMLFSTSLIAGPEDWRIALCISDDPQHQMNVSWRTVAELDSPHVQLALNSPLVKFYKDHREFSAHVEAVVLSDSSEVFAYSSKMRNLEPGTSYAYRVGSKEQWSEWFVFETAKSTEDSFRFLYFGDPQNGLLSHVSRAIRAGYREAPEAAFLTMAGDLVSVPGIDQQWADLFHAGSWIFGQVPQVPVMGNHAYYINGKWLDEYSPYWRPHFTLPENGLAILPETNYFFHYQGLLFVVLNGSEQLKEQAIWLDQLLDQTESTWIIVSMHQPLYSTGRGRDGTKRRDAFLPVFDKYEVDLVLQGHDHTFGRTYPLKNSKRVRGRQKGTVYINSVSGSKQYKLEPAIENVFAVTDADQQFYHVIDVQPSKLKLSSYTVDGALRDEIIIKPSKLR, encoded by the coding sequence ATGTTCAGATTTAGCCACCTGTTTATCACAATGCTATTTTCAACAAGTCTTATTGCTGGTCCTGAAGACTGGCGAATTGCGTTGTGCATCTCTGACGATCCGCAACATCAGATGAATGTGTCCTGGCGCACTGTGGCGGAGCTGGACAGTCCCCACGTGCAGCTTGCACTTAATTCGCCACTGGTAAAATTTTACAAGGATCATCGTGAATTTAGTGCTCATGTAGAAGCAGTGGTACTGAGCGATAGCAGCGAAGTGTTTGCATATTCCTCAAAAATGAGAAACCTGGAGCCAGGAACTTCATATGCCTATCGAGTGGGTTCCAAGGAGCAGTGGAGCGAGTGGTTTGTTTTCGAAACGGCCAAAAGCACTGAGGACTCCTTTCGCTTTCTCTATTTTGGAGATCCTCAGAACGGATTACTCAGCCACGTGTCAAGAGCGATCAGGGCAGGATACCGGGAGGCGCCTGAGGCGGCTTTCCTTACCATGGCTGGAGATTTGGTCTCGGTGCCTGGCATTGATCAGCAATGGGCAGATCTTTTCCATGCAGGATCTTGGATTTTTGGCCAGGTACCTCAGGTGCCCGTGATGGGAAACCATGCCTACTACATCAATGGGAAATGGCTGGACGAGTACTCTCCTTACTGGCGACCCCACTTCACTTTGCCGGAAAATGGTCTGGCTATACTTCCTGAGACAAACTATTTCTTTCACTACCAGGGATTGCTTTTTGTCGTCTTGAATGGGAGCGAGCAATTGAAAGAGCAGGCAATCTGGCTGGATCAACTCTTGGATCAAACTGAGAGTACCTGGATCATCGTTAGCATGCATCAACCGCTTTATTCTACTGGACGGGGCAGAGATGGGACCAAAAGGCGAGATGCATTTTTGCCAGTATTCGACAAATATGAGGTGGATCTGGTTCTCCAGGGGCACGATCACACTTTCGGGCGTACCTATCCCTTGAAAAATAGTAAGCGAGTTAGGGGTCGCCAGAAGGGAACAGTTTATATCAATTCAGTCTCTGGGTCGAAACAATACAAGCTGGAGCCAGCGATTGAAAATGTGTTTGCTGTAACTGACGCTGATCAGCAATTCTATCATGTCATAGATGTCCAACCCTCGAAACTCAAGTTGTCTTCCTACACAGTGGATGGGGCGCTGAGAGATGAAATCATCATCAAGCCGTCTAAATTGAGGTAA
- the bglX gene encoding beta-glucosidase BglX — MGQMRLILSTLLLGIFFGCSGPEQAQNLSPKEAFIDSLLNKMTLSEKIGQMSQATGSFEFTGPITSDSSTLELVRTGRLGSFLNVVGAERTREAQEMAVNGSRLGIPLIFGYDMIHGYATTFPIPLGEAACWDLDLIKRSAEITAIEAAAAGVHWNFAPMVDIARDPRWGRIMEGAGEDPWWGSKVAVARVEGYQGDELSSTMTIAATAKHFAAYGAAEGGRDYNTTEVSEHTLREIYLPPFMAAAKAGVASFMNGFNDLNGTPASASHLLVRQILKKEWDFQGFVVSDWASVQEMTDHGYAASDKDAARLSLAAGCDMEMVSTTYETYLEELVAEDASYIAMIDDAVKRILGIKYDLGLFEDPFRYCDTERETEYVLHNDHFKHAREVAKKSIVLLENRHNTLPLSMDLAKIAVIGPLANDPVTPMGTWSAQGNSENVTTLLEGVKLAVSEKTEILTTPGCEVNSDDKTGFKKARTMAKQADVIIAVVGEEALMSGEALSRSDIGLPGVQLELLQMLKATGKPVVVVLMNGRPIAEPWMYENCDAVLETWHLGVQSGPAIADVLFGVYNPSGKLPVTIPRSEGQIPIYYNHKHTGRAFDANDRYTTKYIDEEHGPQYPFGYGLSYTEFEYSNLELDKSSLHAGEIISVEVTVKNSGPVAGEEVVQLYVRDMIGSVTRPILELEGFQKIMLDSGESQTIHFTLSAEELRFWDQDMQFSWEPGDFKVFVGPNSGDLLEADFKLL; from the coding sequence ATGGGGCAAATGCGACTGATATTATCTACGCTACTACTTGGAATCTTTTTTGGGTGTTCTGGTCCAGAACAGGCTCAAAACCTTTCACCAAAAGAGGCATTTATTGATTCTCTTCTCAATAAGATGACCCTCTCTGAAAAAATCGGACAAATGAGCCAGGCTACGGGTAGTTTCGAATTTACAGGTCCCATCACCTCCGATTCCAGCACACTGGAATTGGTACGCACAGGACGTCTTGGCTCTTTTCTAAACGTTGTGGGCGCGGAGAGAACCAGAGAAGCTCAAGAAATGGCCGTAAATGGTTCTCGTTTGGGCATCCCCCTGATCTTTGGTTATGATATGATTCATGGATATGCCACCACTTTTCCCATTCCCCTGGGGGAGGCCGCCTGTTGGGATCTTGATCTCATCAAAAGATCTGCTGAAATCACAGCCATAGAAGCTGCAGCTGCAGGTGTCCACTGGAATTTTGCTCCCATGGTGGATATTGCCCGAGACCCTCGCTGGGGGCGCATCATGGAAGGTGCCGGTGAAGATCCCTGGTGGGGATCAAAGGTAGCTGTTGCCCGGGTTGAAGGATATCAGGGTGATGAACTTTCAAGCACCATGACCATTGCTGCAACGGCAAAACATTTTGCTGCATACGGTGCTGCTGAAGGTGGTCGTGACTATAATACCACCGAAGTTTCCGAACATACGCTACGCGAAATATATCTCCCCCCCTTCATGGCAGCTGCCAAAGCTGGAGTTGCCTCTTTCATGAATGGTTTTAATGATCTGAATGGTACACCAGCATCAGCCAGTCACCTGTTGGTTCGCCAGATTTTGAAGAAGGAATGGGATTTCCAGGGCTTTGTTGTCTCCGATTGGGCTTCTGTTCAGGAAATGACTGACCATGGCTATGCTGCATCTGACAAGGACGCCGCCAGACTATCCCTAGCTGCTGGTTGTGATATGGAAATGGTATCAACAACCTATGAAACCTACTTAGAGGAATTAGTCGCCGAGGATGCATCCTACATCGCGATGATTGATGATGCGGTAAAACGAATTCTCGGTATCAAATATGACCTGGGATTATTTGAAGACCCCTTTCGTTATTGCGATACGGAGAGAGAAACTGAATATGTTCTTCACAATGATCATTTCAAGCATGCTCGAGAGGTTGCAAAAAAATCCATCGTGCTTCTTGAAAACAGGCACAATACTCTCCCTCTGAGCATGGACCTGGCAAAAATTGCCGTCATCGGTCCCCTGGCTAATGATCCAGTCACGCCAATGGGAACCTGGTCTGCGCAAGGGAATAGCGAAAATGTCACGACCCTTTTGGAAGGGGTCAAGCTTGCAGTAAGTGAAAAAACAGAAATTTTGACAACACCTGGTTGTGAAGTCAATTCTGATGACAAAACCGGCTTCAAAAAAGCCCGTACTATGGCCAAGCAGGCAGATGTAATTATCGCTGTAGTGGGTGAAGAAGCCCTGATGAGCGGGGAAGCGTTAAGTCGTTCAGATATTGGCCTTCCAGGTGTTCAATTGGAACTACTCCAGATGCTCAAAGCCACTGGAAAACCAGTGGTGGTTGTTCTTATGAATGGACGACCCATCGCTGAACCCTGGATGTATGAGAATTGTGATGCTGTTCTTGAAACATGGCATCTCGGTGTACAATCTGGTCCCGCCATCGCTGATGTGCTTTTCGGCGTCTACAATCCCTCCGGAAAGCTTCCTGTGACCATCCCGCGTTCAGAGGGTCAAATACCCATATACTACAATCATAAACACACCGGTAGAGCCTTTGATGCCAATGACCGCTACACCACAAAATACATCGATGAAGAGCACGGTCCACAGTACCCCTTCGGATATGGTTTAAGCTATACTGAATTTGAGTATAGCAATCTTGAATTGGATAAATCCAGCCTTCACGCCGGAGAGATCATTTCTGTTGAAGTGACTGTGAAAAACTCAGGTCCTGTAGCTGGTGAAGAAGTGGTCCAATTATATGTTCGTGATATGATCGGGTCGGTTACACGTCCCATATTGGAGCTGGAAGGTTTTCAAAAAATCATGCTCGACTCCGGTGAATCACAGACAATTCATTTCACTTTGAGCGCTGAGGAGTTGCGCTTTTGGGACCAGGACATGCAATTCAGTTGGGAGCCTGGAGATTTTAAAGTTTTTGTCGGCCCAAACTCTGGGGATTTACTGGAGGCTGACTTCAAACTGTTATAG
- a CDS encoding PAS domain S-box protein, whose translation MHNYKRESHQYFDFLPGALIEIDLASRSIIYMNRIAFSLFEFTQTDIEAGLPLRDIFQNDNEYARSIRVAEKFGLENYQNHTAYTRYEKQDLYDFMMMKKNGEGFLGECQGAFVLDNDMVPVGARIYIRDLSEQREMEALHIVNEAKYRTLLEYSSDIIFLIDSKGVVQSVNRAATKYLSRSIDEIEGKNISELFPPQTVETFKGYLNKTFISGESATYETPMPTTSKAIWVSTSINPVRDRSGNITAVLGVSRDITGWKRAEESLEQALIDARNANKVKDQFIANITHEIRTPLTTITGFTGRLKESLGDNLKPADEDYFKFINNSSQRLLRTLDSIINISELEAGTLRLDSKMHRLGQLIQLLCEKLAPDAEEKGLKLICELLTEADEVQFDQYSVYHAIHNILQNAIKYTDKGSVTVLLDRVDGNLHLTFTDTGIGISDEYRERMFQVFSQESEGLAKDYQGIGLGLALSKRYLDMNHVKINVTSEKGFGSTFTLIFPEPTDI comes from the coding sequence ATGCACAATTACAAACGAGAATCGCATCAGTATTTTGATTTTCTCCCCGGTGCCTTGATTGAAATAGATCTCGCCAGTCGTAGTATTATATATATGAACCGCATCGCCTTCTCCCTTTTCGAATTCACCCAAACCGATATTGAGGCTGGCTTACCTCTCAGAGATATATTCCAGAATGACAATGAATACGCGCGATCCATCAGGGTAGCCGAAAAGTTTGGCCTGGAAAATTACCAGAATCACACTGCCTATACCCGTTATGAGAAACAAGATCTCTATGACTTCATGATGATGAAGAAAAATGGTGAAGGTTTTTTGGGGGAATGCCAGGGAGCCTTTGTTCTGGATAATGATATGGTTCCAGTCGGGGCCCGCATTTATATCAGAGATTTATCTGAGCAACGTGAAATGGAAGCCCTGCATATTGTGAATGAAGCAAAATATCGCACCCTCCTTGAGTATTCTTCTGATATCATTTTTCTTATCGATAGCAAGGGCGTGGTGCAATCCGTCAATCGCGCCGCCACAAAATATTTAAGTCGCAGCATTGATGAAATTGAAGGCAAAAATATCTCTGAGTTATTTCCACCTCAGACAGTTGAAACTTTTAAGGGCTATCTGAATAAAACCTTTATCAGTGGTGAAAGCGCTACCTACGAAACCCCAATGCCCACGACGAGCAAGGCCATATGGGTGAGTACCTCCATTAACCCTGTCCGCGATCGATCTGGGAATATTACCGCCGTTCTGGGGGTAAGTCGTGATATCACGGGTTGGAAGCGCGCTGAAGAAAGTCTGGAGCAAGCGCTCATCGATGCCCGGAATGCCAATAAGGTAAAAGACCAGTTCATTGCAAATATCACCCACGAAATCCGCACACCTCTCACCACGATTACTGGTTTTACCGGTCGTCTCAAAGAGAGTCTTGGAGATAATCTGAAGCCGGCTGATGAAGATTACTTCAAATTTATAAATAATAGCAGTCAACGCCTGCTGCGCACGCTTGATTCTATCATTAACATATCAGAGTTGGAAGCAGGGACACTTCGACTGGATTCAAAAATGCACCGTTTGGGTCAACTTATTCAATTGCTTTGTGAGAAGCTCGCCCCAGATGCCGAAGAAAAGGGACTCAAGCTTATATGTGAACTCCTCACCGAAGCTGATGAAGTCCAGTTTGACCAATATTCCGTTTATCATGCAATCCATAATATTCTGCAGAATGCCATCAAGTACACCGATAAAGGCAGTGTTACTGTTCTGCTTGACCGGGTGGATGGTAACCTCCACCTTACTTTCACCGATACTGGTATAGGCATTTCTGATGAATATCGCGAACGCATGTTCCAGGTATTTTCACAAGAAAGTGAAGGTCTTGCAAAAGATTACCAGGGTATTGGACTTGGCCTCGCCTTGTCCAAGCGCTATCTCGATATGAATCATGTAAAAATTAACGTTACCAGTGAAAAGGGCTTTGGGTCCACCTTTACTTTAATTTTTCCCGAACCAACTGATATTTAG
- a CDS encoding LicD family protein encodes MSGKYKLSDGNNLQIAEKMLRDVTRICDLVSAPYWLEGGTQIGLVREQRLLPWDNDMDISMYDTHKSKLWLIIPMLLLQGYRLTLQNHQTDMGPFKRGELKIIKIRNYTRGLKKGKVTLDVFIKRKIGAECFWVVGVKKRVLKSTPSHFTESLSTIRFKDKDYLIPSDYDGYLTYRYGAWREPQKEWDFRVDDQAIVGKDY; translated from the coding sequence TTGTCCGGTAAATATAAATTGTCTGATGGAAACAATCTTCAGATCGCTGAAAAGATGCTCCGTGATGTGACTCGTATCTGCGATCTGGTGAGTGCCCCATACTGGCTGGAAGGTGGCACTCAAATTGGGCTTGTCCGAGAGCAGCGACTCCTACCCTGGGATAATGATATGGACATCTCCATGTATGACACCCATAAATCCAAGCTCTGGTTGATCATCCCCATGCTATTGCTTCAAGGATACCGATTAACACTCCAAAACCATCAAACTGATATGGGACCCTTTAAAAGGGGTGAACTGAAAATCATCAAAATCCGTAATTATACTCGTGGGCTGAAAAAAGGGAAAGTCACGCTGGATGTTTTTATTAAGCGCAAGATTGGGGCTGAATGTTTCTGGGTGGTTGGCGTCAAGAAACGGGTGCTCAAGTCCACGCCCTCTCACTTTACCGAGTCACTTTCTACTATTCGTTTTAAGGACAAAGACTATCTCATCCCCTCTGACTATGATGGATACCTGACCTACCGCTATGGAGCCTGGAGGGAACCGCAAAAAGAATGGGATTTTCGGGTAGATGATCAAGCTATTGTAGGAAAGGATTATTAG